A single region of the Leisingera thetidis genome encodes:
- a CDS encoding acyltransferase family protein, with product MPQTGSKLVGVQYMRALASGMVLIGHVIAEAEHYFGTGLTAGLIPWTRGVDIFFVISGCIIMVSAQKYFGCAGGMRHFLRNRFVRVAPLYWFFTTLMLLALLALPGGAKDTVLDWGQVATSYLFIPYERYDGRIAPVLSLGWTLNYEIYFYALFSLAILLPQKTGPLVLVAAMAAVSLAGWAAAFDAAPLVIWSNPLILEFCFGVLLGHVYLHHWQGRTGCNGLALALLALGFALMTALNAVEGLHRTLSSGLPAALMTGSMVFLWHQPRTADRLSRLGLLLGDTSYALYLSHRFALRLLTLGLLPLLPAGTAGGWIFVFTACAAAVAASVLVHFRIEKPMLRWCTRRPQTVAA from the coding sequence ATGCCGCAAACCGGATCAAAACTCGTTGGCGTGCAATACATGCGCGCGCTGGCGTCGGGCATGGTGCTGATCGGCCATGTCATCGCCGAGGCCGAGCATTATTTCGGAACCGGGCTGACCGCCGGCCTCATCCCCTGGACCCGCGGTGTCGATATCTTCTTCGTGATCTCCGGCTGCATCATCATGGTTTCGGCGCAGAAGTATTTCGGCTGCGCGGGCGGGATGCGGCACTTCCTGCGCAACCGCTTTGTCCGGGTTGCCCCGCTTTACTGGTTCTTCACGACGCTGATGCTGCTGGCCCTTCTGGCGCTGCCGGGCGGTGCCAAGGATACGGTGCTGGACTGGGGCCAGGTGGCGACCTCCTATCTGTTCATCCCCTACGAGCGCTATGACGGGCGGATCGCACCGGTTCTTTCGCTCGGCTGGACGCTGAATTACGAGATCTATTTCTATGCGCTGTTCTCGCTGGCAATCCTGCTGCCGCAAAAGACCGGGCCGCTGGTGCTGGTTGCGGCAATGGCCGCCGTCAGCCTGGCCGGCTGGGCGGCGGCGTTCGACGCGGCGCCGCTTGTCATCTGGTCCAATCCGCTGATCCTGGAGTTCTGCTTCGGGGTGCTGCTGGGCCATGTCTACCTCCACCATTGGCAAGGCCGCACAGGGTGCAACGGGCTGGCGCTGGCGCTGCTGGCACTCGGCTTCGCACTGATGACCGCCCTCAATGCGGTGGAGGGGCTGCACCGCACGCTGTCAAGCGGGCTGCCGGCCGCGCTGATGACCGGTTCGATGGTCTTCCTGTGGCACCAGCCGCGGACAGCGGACAGGCTGTCGCGCCTGGGGCTGCTGCTTGGCGATACCTCCTATGCGCTCTACCTGTCGCACCGGTTTGCGCTGCGGCTGCTGACGCTGGGGCTGCTGCCGCTGCTGCCGGCCGGAACCGCAGGCGGCTGGATCTTTGTCTTCACCGCCTGCGCGGCCGCGGTGGCCGCCTCGGTCCTGGTGCATTTCCGGATCGAGAAACCGATGCTGCGGTGGTGCACCCGCCGGCCGCAGACCGTGGCGGCCTGA